The Carnobacterium sp. 17-4 genome has a window encoding:
- a CDS encoding class I SAM-dependent methyltransferase, whose protein sequence is MLENALHYSRTLLTNTLIPGDSVIDATVGNGNDTVLLATLVGKNGMVYGFDLQEKAIEKTKEKLLLTGLFNQVMLFNQGHETIGSVLPQDTLIAGAIFNLGYLPNGDKTIITTGNTTLIAVKEILSRLRKGGLLLLVVYHGHNGGKEEKDAVLTYVQTLSQTDYTVLRYDFLNQKNNPPLLIAIEKK, encoded by the coding sequence ATGCTTGAAAATGCACTACATTATAGTCGCACATTATTAACGAACACTCTAATACCTGGAGATAGCGTCATTGATGCAACTGTTGGGAATGGAAATGATACCGTTCTTTTAGCAACGTTGGTCGGTAAAAATGGGATGGTCTATGGTTTTGATCTACAAGAAAAAGCTATCGAAAAGACAAAGGAAAAACTTTTATTAACCGGTCTCTTCAACCAAGTAATGCTTTTCAACCAGGGGCATGAAACAATTGGTTCTGTATTACCACAAGATACTCTTATAGCAGGAGCAATTTTTAATTTAGGCTACTTACCTAATGGAGATAAAACAATTATTACAACAGGAAACACTACTTTGATAGCTGTTAAAGAAATATTATCCCGACTAAGAAAAGGAGGATTACTCTTACTAGTTGTCTATCATGGTCATAATGGAGGAAAAGAAGAAAAAGATGCGGTTCTAACTTATGTCCAAACACTCTCTCAAACTGACTATACCGTTTTGCGCTACGACTTTCTGAACCAAAAAAACAACCCTCCCTTACTCATTGCTATTGAAAAAAAATAA
- a CDS encoding TIGR01457 family HAD-type hydrolase yields the protein MKYKGYLIDLDGTMYRGKEPIPAAARFIKRLQERNIPYLFVTNNSSKTQKEVADNLIQNFGVQTSAEEVYTSSLATADYLTSLGGGNKVYIIGETGLRNALKNADFIEDEENPDYVVVGIDRQVTYHDFEVATLAIHKGARFIATNKDTNLPSDKGMVPGAGSLVALLIASTRVQPTFIGKPEAIIMEEAIKTIGLTKEEVIMVGDNYETDILAGIHNNVDTLLVLTGFTSLKDLELVEEQPTYLLNSLDEWVF from the coding sequence ATGAAGTATAAAGGATATTTAATTGATTTAGATGGCACCATGTATCGAGGAAAAGAGCCGATTCCAGCGGCTGCACGATTTATTAAAAGACTACAAGAAAGAAACATACCTTATTTATTTGTTACTAATAATTCGTCTAAAACACAAAAAGAAGTAGCGGATAATTTAATTCAAAACTTTGGCGTTCAAACTTCTGCAGAAGAGGTATACACTAGCTCATTAGCAACTGCAGATTACTTAACTTCCCTTGGTGGAGGAAATAAAGTTTATATAATAGGAGAAACAGGACTCAGAAATGCATTGAAAAATGCTGATTTTATTGAAGATGAAGAAAATCCGGACTACGTGGTTGTGGGGATCGATCGACAAGTTACGTATCATGATTTTGAAGTTGCAACCTTAGCGATTCATAAAGGTGCTCGCTTTATCGCGACAAATAAAGATACCAATCTACCGAGTGATAAAGGAATGGTACCTGGTGCTGGTTCATTAGTAGCCTTACTGATAGCCTCAACAAGAGTTCAGCCTACTTTTATCGGGAAACCGGAAGCAATCATTATGGAAGAGGCCATCAAAACGATTGGTTTAACAAAAGAAGAGGTTATCATGGTAGGTGACAATTACGAAACCGATATTTTAGCTGGTATTCACAATAATGTTGACACCTTACTAGTGCTTACGGGTTTTACCTCTCTAAAAGATTTAGAACTTGTGGAAGAACAACCCACTTATTTACTAAATTCATTGGATGAGTGGGTGTTTTAA
- a CDS encoding NAD(P)/FAD-dependent oxidoreductase has protein sequence MNTTKEVFDITIIGGGPVGMFAAFYGGMRNAKVKIIESLPQLGGQLSMLYPEKKIYDIAALPVVTGQELIDNLSEQISRFDPTICLEEEVIDVIKNDDGLFELTTAKTTHYSKAIIITAGNGAFQPRRLELDQADEYEGNTLHYYVNNIEQFKDRTVAICGGGDSAVDWALALEPIAKKVYLIHRRNKFRALEHSVSLLEQSTVEMITPYIPVAIKGNHPQIQSVQLKEVRGESEKELEIDDFLINYGFTSSIGPMKKWGFDVKRNEIPVNTKMETTVSGIYAAGDICTYDGKIKLIATGFGEAPTAINNAMSYINPDERVQPMHSTSLF, from the coding sequence TTGAATACTACTAAAGAAGTCTTTGATATTACGATTATTGGTGGTGGCCCCGTTGGCATGTTTGCTGCTTTTTACGGTGGAATGCGCAATGCAAAAGTTAAAATAATTGAAAGTTTGCCTCAATTAGGTGGACAATTGAGTATGTTATACCCTGAAAAAAAAATCTATGATATCGCAGCACTGCCCGTAGTGACGGGACAAGAATTAATTGATAATCTTTCTGAGCAAATCTCTCGTTTTGATCCAACGATTTGTTTAGAAGAAGAAGTGATTGATGTCATTAAAAATGATGATGGACTGTTCGAATTAACAACTGCCAAAACTACCCACTATTCAAAAGCGATTATTATCACTGCTGGTAATGGAGCATTCCAACCTCGTAGATTGGAATTGGATCAAGCCGATGAGTACGAAGGCAATACCCTTCATTATTATGTGAATAATATTGAGCAGTTTAAAGATCGGACGGTAGCGATTTGTGGTGGTGGCGATTCTGCGGTCGATTGGGCGTTAGCTCTTGAACCAATTGCAAAAAAAGTGTATCTCATTCATAGAAGAAATAAGTTTAGAGCTTTGGAACATAGCGTTTCCTTGCTTGAACAATCAACGGTTGAGATGATCACTCCTTATATCCCTGTAGCAATTAAAGGCAATCACCCACAGATTCAATCTGTTCAATTAAAAGAAGTTAGAGGCGAAAGCGAAAAAGAACTTGAAATCGATGATTTTTTGATCAATTACGGGTTTACCTCTTCCATTGGACCAATGAAAAAATGGGGATTTGACGTGAAACGTAATGAGATTCCCGTGAATACTAAGATGGAAACGACTGTTTCTGGTATTTATGCAGCGGGTGATATTTGTACTTATGATGGGAAAATCAAATTAATTGCGACTGGTTTTGGAGAAGCTCCGACTGCTATCAACAATGCCATGAGTTACATCAACCCAGACGAACGAGTACAACCCATGCACAGCACAAGTTTATTTTAG
- a CDS encoding divergent PAP2 family protein, with product MLILSNFPLVAAFTAITFAQIIKVPVAFLLQRKTTWALATSTGGMPSSHSAAVSALITALALQYGVASPFVAIASTFGVIVMFDSMGVRRQSGEQGILLNQLVVDFHMLSKKVVKLSHDSAALVDEQTERHLKEYLGHKPIEVFFGILTGILVAFATQAVLTYFSIL from the coding sequence ATGCTTATTTTATCGAACTTTCCGCTTGTTGCGGCTTTTACAGCTATTACATTTGCACAAATTATTAAAGTTCCAGTAGCTTTTCTATTACAAAGAAAAACAACTTGGGCATTAGCTACTTCTACTGGCGGAATGCCTAGTTCACATTCAGCAGCGGTATCTGCCCTTATTACAGCTCTAGCCTTACAGTATGGTGTTGCTTCACCTTTCGTAGCCATTGCAAGTACATTTGGCGTTATTGTTATGTTTGATTCTATGGGTGTACGCCGACAAAGTGGTGAACAAGGAATCTTATTAAATCAATTAGTGGTTGATTTTCATATGTTGAGTAAAAAAGTGGTTAAACTTTCTCACGATTCGGCAGCCCTCGTTGATGAACAAACTGAGCGTCACTTAAAAGAATATTTAGGCCATAAGCCGATTGAAGTTTTCTTTGGAATCCTTACCGGTATTTTAGTCGCTTTTGCTACACAAGCTGTATTGACTTACTTTTCTATTTTATAA
- a CDS encoding glucose-6-phosphate isomerase, which translates to MGHIKFDYSNVEKFVQPHEIANLQQQVTTADEMLRKGTGAGSEYLGWIDLPKNYDKEEFARIKEAAKKIQSDSEILVVIGIGGSYLGSKAAIDFLNHSFVNLLDKETRKAPQVLFAGNSISSSYLHDLIQVIGDRDFSVNIISKSGTTTEPAIAFRVFKGLLEKKYGADEAKARIYATTDKERGALKQEANAQGYESFIIPDDVGGRFSVLTAVGLLPIAASGADIDQLMKGAADASVAFSSDKIEENEAYQYAVLRNVFYRKGKDTEILVNYEPSLQYFSEWWKQLAGESEGKDQKGIYPSSVNFSTDLHSMGQYIQEGQRNIFETVIKVDKPKFDIAIPATEEDLDGLGYLEGKGIDYVNTKAFQGTLLAHTDGDVPNMILTIPQQDAYTLGYMMYFFEIAIGLSGYLNGVNPFDQPGVEAYKKNMFALLGKPGFEELGKELNARL; encoded by the coding sequence GTGGGTCATATTAAATTTGATTATTCAAATGTTGAGAAATTTGTACAACCACATGAAATCGCGAACTTACAACAACAGGTTACAACTGCTGATGAAATGTTACGCAAAGGAACTGGGGCAGGTAGCGAGTACCTAGGTTGGATCGATTTGCCAAAAAATTATGATAAAGAAGAGTTTGCTCGTATCAAAGAAGCGGCTAAAAAAATCCAAAGCGATTCAGAAATTCTGGTTGTCATCGGAATTGGAGGATCTTACTTAGGTTCAAAAGCTGCAATTGATTTCTTAAATCATTCTTTTGTTAATTTACTTGATAAAGAAACTCGCAAAGCACCACAAGTTCTTTTCGCTGGAAACAGTATTAGTTCAAGCTATCTACACGATTTGATTCAAGTAATCGGAGACCGTGATTTTTCAGTAAATATTATTTCTAAATCTGGTACAACTACAGAACCAGCTATTGCTTTTAGAGTATTTAAAGGATTGTTAGAAAAAAAATATGGTGCAGATGAAGCTAAAGCACGTATTTATGCTACCACAGATAAAGAACGTGGAGCTTTGAAACAAGAAGCAAATGCACAAGGCTATGAATCATTTATCATTCCTGATGATGTTGGCGGACGTTTTTCTGTATTAACAGCAGTAGGTTTATTGCCAATTGCAGCTAGTGGAGCAGACATTGATCAATTGATGAAAGGTGCTGCAGATGCGTCAGTTGCATTCTCTAGTGATAAAATCGAAGAAAATGAAGCATATCAATACGCTGTATTGCGTAATGTCTTCTACCGTAAAGGAAAAGATACAGAAATTTTAGTTAACTACGAGCCATCATTGCAATATTTCTCAGAGTGGTGGAAACAATTGGCTGGAGAATCAGAAGGTAAAGACCAAAAAGGAATCTATCCTTCAAGCGTAAACTTCTCTACTGATTTACATTCAATGGGGCAATACATCCAAGAAGGACAACGTAATATCTTTGAAACAGTTATTAAAGTAGATAAACCAAAATTTGATATTGCTATCCCAGCTACTGAAGAAGATTTAGACGGATTAGGCTATTTGGAAGGGAAAGGTATTGATTACGTAAATACTAAAGCTTTCCAAGGAACTCTTTTAGCTCATACTGACGGAGATGTGCCTAACATGATCTTAACGATTCCTCAACAAGATGCATATACATTAGGTTACATGATGTACTTCTTTGAAATCGCAATCGGCCTATCAGGTTACTTAAATGGTGTAAATCCATTTGACCAACCAGGTGTAGAAGCATATAAGAAAAATATGTTTGCTTTGCTAGGAAAACCAGGATTTGAAGAATTAGGTAAAGAATTAAACGCACGACTATAA
- the yugI gene encoding S1 domain-containing post-transcriptional regulator GSP13 has product MKYKIGMVIKGKITGIQPYGAFVSLDDETQGLIHISECKHGFVKDLNEVLTVGNEIEVMVLDIDEYTKKISLSLRTLEENTTFQYHPKKRRQHHEKVGKLGFATIKESMPKWIEEAKEDEKNRIVY; this is encoded by the coding sequence ATGAAGTATAAAATTGGCATGGTCATTAAAGGCAAAATTACTGGAATTCAACCTTATGGAGCGTTTGTTTCACTTGATGATGAAACACAAGGGCTTATCCATATCTCGGAATGCAAACATGGTTTTGTTAAAGACTTAAATGAAGTTTTAACAGTGGGAAATGAAATTGAAGTGATGGTATTAGACATTGATGAATATACGAAAAAAATCAGTTTATCTCTAAGAACGTTAGAGGAAAATACGACATTTCAATACCATCCTAAGAAGAGAAGGCAGCATCATGAAAAAGTCGGAAAGTTAGGTTTTGCTACAATAAAAGAGTCAATGCCAAAATGGATTGAAGAAGCTAAAGAAGATGAAAAAAATAGAATAGTGTATTAA
- a CDS encoding GNAT family N-acetyltransferase, with protein sequence MSRNFTLNQAKAEHLEMIELLLKETALWLKAKGSLQWNGILEGNDNHDTASAIDRGEVFYGALDNELVGMFIMWDHQSEWDAALWGTDQGNKFYYLHRLNIKRDKAGMGIPQLMINAAKDYAEKEQKRALRLDCIAGNEFLNRMYRNESFELIDCKEDFNAGEQINDFNLYQYQLK encoded by the coding sequence ATGAGCAGAAATTTTACATTAAACCAAGCAAAAGCAGAACATCTTGAAATGATAGAGCTGTTACTTAAAGAAACAGCTCTATGGTTAAAAGCTAAAGGATCGTTACAATGGAATGGTATATTAGAAGGTAATGATAATCATGATACAGCGAGTGCCATTGATAGAGGAGAAGTATTCTACGGAGCTTTAGATAATGAGTTAGTTGGAATGTTCATAATGTGGGATCACCAAAGTGAGTGGGATGCTGCTTTATGGGGAACGGATCAAGGAAATAAATTTTATTACCTTCACCGTTTGAATATAAAGAGAGACAAAGCTGGTATGGGAATTCCACAGCTGATGATCAATGCAGCTAAAGATTATGCTGAAAAAGAACAAAAAAGAGCTCTCAGACTAGATTGTATTGCTGGAAATGAATTTTTAAACCGAATGTACCGTAATGAAAGCTTTGAATTGATCGATTGTAAAGAAGATTTCAATGCGGGAGAACAAATAAATGACTTTAACTTATACCAATATCAACTAAAGTAA
- a CDS encoding phosphatidylglycerophosphatase A family protein: protein MVKDTNELHKKSLELLDQRGVKLKDIAELVMFLQQSYINDLTYEVCLEHVEAVLKKREVQNTVLTGIQLDILAEKKQLMNPLLDIIVDDEGLYGIDEIMALSIVNVYGSIGFTNYGYIDKIKPGILKKLNSHDDNEVHTFLDDIVGAIAAAAASRLAHAQPTKSDITQ from the coding sequence ATGGTAAAAGATACAAACGAGTTACACAAAAAATCTTTAGAATTATTAGATCAACGTGGCGTGAAATTAAAAGATATTGCTGAATTGGTTATGTTTTTACAGCAGTCTTATATCAATGATTTAACTTATGAAGTCTGTTTAGAACATGTAGAAGCCGTTCTCAAAAAAAGAGAAGTCCAAAATACAGTCCTAACTGGAATTCAATTAGATATTTTAGCAGAGAAAAAGCAATTGATGAATCCTTTACTGGATATCATTGTGGATGATGAAGGGCTATATGGCATTGACGAGATCATGGCTCTTTCTATCGTAAATGTCTATGGTTCAATTGGTTTTACCAACTATGGCTATATTGATAAAATCAAACCCGGTATTCTAAAAAAGTTAAACAGTCATGATGACAATGAAGTCCATACTTTCTTAGATGATATCGTTGGAGCTATTGCGGCGGCCGCTGCTAGTCGTCTAGCACATGCTCAACCCACCAAAAGTGATATTACACAATAA
- a CDS encoding MalY/PatB family protein, producing the protein MTWDFDEQIDRSEQSSIKWGYSKKLFGDEAVLPMWVADMDFANSPLILDALKKIVDQRILGYAFPPASLYQTIIDWQKKRHNLQLTPKDILFSPGVVPSIALVIQTFTNEQETVMIHDPVYTPFENMITLNNRKVIQTSLIIEDGLFKMDFIDIEQQFIKRNVKLFVLSNPHNPGGRVWTKQELGQLADLCQKYHIILCSDEIHGDLIYQPNDFIAVAAIKEPYKDFVITLTAATKTFNLAGIKNSMIFVQNEDLRNALIVAQAKTEQNSINTFGYAATEAAFATSEPWLEELMTYLKNNLETICAFFDTELPEVFYMRPQGTYLFWFDCSTLNIPDKQLTRHFAQVGKIGLNAGSDYGPSGTNYMRLNFAAPHATVVEGLKRIKYAFEHPKD; encoded by the coding sequence ATGACTTGGGACTTTGATGAACAAATTGATCGCAGTGAACAAAGTAGTATTAAATGGGGGTATTCAAAAAAATTATTTGGAGACGAAGCTGTTTTACCAATGTGGGTAGCGGATATGGACTTTGCTAATTCACCTTTGATTTTAGATGCTTTGAAAAAAATAGTGGATCAACGTATTCTAGGCTATGCGTTTCCTCCCGCTTCTCTCTACCAAACTATCATAGACTGGCAAAAAAAACGTCATAACTTACAGTTGACACCCAAAGATATTTTGTTCTCTCCTGGAGTGGTTCCAAGTATTGCATTGGTGATCCAAACTTTTACAAACGAACAAGAGACTGTGATGATTCATGACCCTGTTTACACCCCTTTTGAAAATATGATTACATTGAATAACCGAAAAGTCATTCAAACTTCATTGATCATTGAAGACGGTTTGTTTAAGATGGATTTCATAGATATAGAACAACAGTTTATAAAAAGAAATGTAAAATTATTTGTTTTAAGCAATCCACATAATCCTGGAGGCCGTGTGTGGACCAAACAAGAGTTGGGTCAATTAGCAGACCTTTGTCAAAAATACCACATCATCTTATGCAGTGATGAAATACATGGCGATCTTATTTATCAACCGAATGATTTCATTGCTGTTGCAGCCATTAAGGAACCATACAAAGACTTTGTCATTACTCTAACGGCGGCTACTAAAACATTTAACTTAGCTGGGATAAAAAACTCAATGATTTTTGTCCAAAACGAAGACTTGCGTAATGCGTTGATTGTAGCTCAAGCCAAAACAGAACAAAATAGCATCAATACATTTGGTTACGCAGCAACCGAAGCCGCTTTTGCAACAAGCGAACCTTGGCTAGAGGAGCTAATGACTTATTTAAAAAACAACTTGGAAACGATTTGTGCATTTTTTGATACTGAACTACCTGAAGTTTTTTATATGAGACCCCAAGGAACGTATTTATTCTGGTTTGATTGTTCTACTTTAAACATTCCTGATAAACAATTGACCCGACATTTTGCACAAGTCGGGAAAATCGGTTTAAATGCCGGTTCAGATTATGGTCCTTCGGGAACAAACTATATGCGGTTAAATTTTGCTGCTCCTCATGCAACTGTTGTTGAAGGTTTGAAACGTATCAAATACGCTTTTGAACACCCAAAAGATTAA
- a CDS encoding YutD family protein produces MTSENETTKERAQETKTHKKAVPAKKRPIKPRPKKRVKEAQMVPTTTEENHSIEESGEHTGDNEVQEIIKSVEEPVVQRIDATTIMIEGKKFEIVQNYRDAFDAERLGERYSEILNKYDYVVADWGFEQMRLKGFYDNRNRKVPQDQRIANLQDYLYEYCNFGCPYFVLQRVDDKKERIKTSKPKRRRTQKSKSPTNEKVIKQVQPKNSDPKQSTTVNPKKSSDRVKAKKDFVKKEISPVEKSVEKNVPKETVETVKDAKGKRQYSIRRKVIPK; encoded by the coding sequence ATGACAAGTGAAAACGAAACAACTAAAGAACGAGCTCAGGAGACAAAAACACATAAAAAAGCCGTTCCAGCAAAAAAAAGACCGATTAAACCAAGACCCAAAAAACGAGTGAAAGAAGCGCAAATGGTTCCCACTACTACAGAAGAGAATCACAGCATCGAAGAATCAGGTGAACATACAGGTGATAATGAAGTACAAGAAATAATTAAATCAGTTGAGGAACCGGTCGTTCAAAGAATTGACGCTACTACTATTATGATAGAAGGCAAAAAATTTGAAATTGTACAAAATTATCGAGATGCTTTTGATGCAGAGCGATTAGGTGAGCGTTACAGCGAGATTTTAAATAAATACGATTATGTTGTAGCAGACTGGGGTTTTGAACAAATGCGGCTAAAAGGTTTTTACGATAACCGTAACCGGAAAGTCCCTCAAGATCAACGTATTGCCAATCTTCAGGATTATTTATACGAGTACTGTAATTTTGGCTGTCCTTATTTTGTCTTACAACGTGTGGATGACAAAAAAGAACGTATTAAAACGAGCAAGCCTAAAAGACGCAGAACACAAAAAAGTAAAAGTCCAACAAACGAAAAAGTGATTAAACAAGTTCAACCAAAAAATTCAGATCCAAAACAAAGCACAACAGTAAATCCTAAAAAGTCATCCGATAGAGTGAAGGCTAAAAAAGATTTTGTCAAAAAGGAAATTTCGCCAGTTGAGAAGTCAGTTGAAAAAAATGTTCCAAAAGAAACAGTTGAAACGGTAAAGGATGCTAAAGGTAAACGTCAATACAGTATCCGTCGCAAAGTTATTCCAAAATAA
- the metK gene encoding methionine adenosyltransferase — protein sequence MTERKLFTSESVSEGHPDKIADQVSDAILDAILSKDPDARVACETIVTTGLVLVAGEISTSTYVDIQKTVRDTIREIGYTRAKYGFDADTCAVIVSIDEQSKDIAQGVDDSVESKEANQDELDQIGAGDQGLMFGFAVNETPELMPLPISLSHRLTKRLAVVRKEKIVSYLRPDAKAQVTVEYDENNKPLRVDTIVISTQHHPDVTYELLKKDMIELVIKHEIANELLDEDTKYFINPTGRFVIGGPQGDAGLTGRKIIVDTYGGYARHGGGAFSGKDPTKVDRSASYAARYIAKNIVAAGFADKCEVQLAYAIGVAHPVSIAIDTFDTGTVAESRLIEAVRANFDLRPAGIIKMLDLQRPIYKQTAAYGHFGRTDIDLTWEHTDKVESLKAFLAE from the coding sequence ATGACAGAAAGAAAATTATTTACTTCTGAATCTGTTTCAGAAGGACATCCAGATAAAATAGCAGATCAAGTTAGTGATGCTATATTGGATGCAATTTTATCAAAGGATCCAGATGCTAGAGTAGCATGCGAAACAATCGTGACAACAGGATTAGTATTAGTAGCTGGGGAAATATCTACCTCAACTTATGTAGATATTCAAAAGACGGTGCGTGATACAATTCGTGAAATTGGATATACTAGAGCTAAATATGGATTTGATGCTGACACATGTGCAGTAATTGTATCTATTGATGAACAATCAAAAGATATTGCTCAAGGTGTTGACGATTCGGTAGAGTCTAAAGAAGCCAATCAAGATGAATTGGATCAAATTGGTGCAGGTGACCAAGGGTTAATGTTTGGTTTTGCTGTAAATGAAACACCAGAATTAATGCCATTGCCAATTTCATTGAGTCATCGTTTGACAAAGCGTTTAGCTGTAGTTAGAAAAGAAAAGATTGTTTCTTACTTAAGGCCAGATGCAAAAGCTCAAGTTACAGTGGAATATGATGAAAATAATAAACCATTGCGTGTGGATACAATAGTTATCAGCACTCAGCATCATCCAGATGTAACATATGAATTATTGAAAAAAGATATGATTGAATTAGTAATCAAACATGAAATCGCTAATGAGTTATTAGATGAAGATACGAAATATTTTATTAATCCAACAGGTCGCTTTGTAATTGGTGGACCTCAAGGAGATGCCGGATTAACAGGACGAAAAATTATAGTCGACACTTATGGCGGATATGCTCGTCATGGTGGGGGGGCTTTTTCTGGGAAAGATCCTACAAAAGTGGATAGATCAGCAAGTTATGCAGCTCGTTATATTGCCAAAAATATTGTAGCTGCAGGTTTTGCAGATAAATGTGAAGTACAGTTAGCTTATGCAATAGGAGTTGCTCATCCAGTATCAATTGCTATAGATACATTTGATACTGGAACGGTTGCTGAATCTCGTTTAATAGAAGCTGTACGTGCTAATTTTGATTTAAGACCAGCTGGTATTATCAAGATGCTAGATTTACAAAGACCTATTTATAAACAAACAGCAGCGTACGGACATTTTGGACGGACGGACATTGATTTGACTTGGGAACATACAGATAAAGTAGAAAGTTTAAAAGCATTTTTAGCTGAATAA
- a CDS encoding TIGR01906 family membrane protein produces the protein MISLFLFIVSFSIVLTINLTPLYAFDIDYLKISQNVGLSKETLMENYRVLLNYLNLPWVSELNFPNFPSSESGLFHFYEVKRLFILDYVIAMITAVGSFFYIRYIKKNQLFWKLVRPFQVAIAVPFVVLFMIAVSFDQLFVAFHKVFFNNDAWLFNPSTDPIILALPETFFMHCFILAFVLIELQIIFGYFYTKRKAFH, from the coding sequence ATGATTAGTCTATTCTTATTTATCGTGTCATTTTCTATAGTACTAACGATTAATTTGACACCATTATATGCTTTTGATATCGATTACTTAAAAATCTCTCAAAATGTTGGGTTGTCAAAAGAAACATTAATGGAAAACTATCGAGTATTATTAAATTATTTGAACTTGCCATGGGTAAGCGAATTGAACTTTCCTAATTTTCCAAGTTCAGAAAGTGGATTGTTTCATTTTTATGAAGTCAAACGTTTGTTTATATTGGACTATGTTATTGCAATGATTACAGCGGTAGGATCATTCTTTTATATTCGCTACATTAAGAAAAATCAATTATTCTGGAAATTGGTTCGTCCATTTCAAGTTGCGATAGCTGTTCCATTTGTCGTTCTCTTTATGATAGCTGTCAGCTTTGATCAGTTATTTGTAGCTTTCCATAAAGTTTTTTTTAATAACGATGCTTGGCTGTTCAATCCTTCTACGGATCCGATTATTTTAGCATTGCCAGAAACCTTCTTCATGCATTGCTTTATTTTAGCTTTTGTATTAATTGAACTACAAATTATTTTTGGGTATTTTTACACTAAACGAAAAGCGTTTCATTAA
- a CDS encoding peptidylprolyl isomerase codes for MSEFPQLSNEVASNEQVATIKTTMGDLKIKLFPEIAPKAVENFVKLAESGYYNGIIFHRVIPDFMIQGGDPTGTGMGGESIWGSSFEDEFSDKAFNLKGALSMANAGPHTNGSQFFIVSASQTPANMIGQLEAAGYAAEVVEAYKENGGTPWLDNRHTVFGQVIEGMDVVDSIQNVKRGSQDKPVNDIVIESIELN; via the coding sequence ATGTCTGAATTTCCACAATTATCAAATGAAGTAGCAAGTAATGAACAAGTTGCTACCATTAAAACAACAATGGGTGATCTGAAAATTAAATTATTTCCTGAAATTGCCCCTAAAGCGGTAGAAAACTTTGTTAAATTAGCAGAGAGTGGTTACTACAATGGAATTATTTTCCACCGTGTTATCCCTGATTTTATGATTCAAGGGGGAGACCCAACTGGAACCGGTATGGGCGGAGAAAGTATTTGGGGAAGTTCTTTTGAAGATGAATTTTCAGATAAAGCATTTAACCTTAAAGGTGCTCTTTCAATGGCTAATGCAGGTCCGCATACAAACGGAAGCCAATTCTTTATTGTATCAGCTTCTCAAACACCAGCAAATATGATTGGTCAACTTGAAGCTGCTGGTTACGCTGCAGAAGTTGTTGAAGCTTACAAAGAAAATGGTGGAACACCTTGGTTAGATAACCGTCATACTGTTTTTGGTCAAGTTATTGAAGGAATGGACGTTGTGGATTCAATCCAAAATGTAAAACGCGGATCCCAAGACAAACCAGTAAACGATATTGTTATTGAAAGCATTGAATTAAACTAA